From a region of the Halolamina sp. CBA1230 genome:
- a CDS encoding DUF5793 family protein, whose amino-acid sequence MRRDYFELDVTNVDWAADGGEPAQPLVEIDFSGPGETLRERLSDTDGDLLDGEDVDVAFRLQDELGDEDEPVPGVVAVTNRVTGEYVLELNEESDDVLQFIEAARAYVDAEEEGGYRVIVSIEGDEMVEYEKETFLVYDADGEFLRERSLIPPGVEL is encoded by the coding sequence ATGAGGCGCGACTACTTCGAGCTGGACGTCACGAACGTCGACTGGGCGGCGGACGGCGGCGAGCCCGCCCAGCCGCTGGTCGAAATCGACTTCAGCGGCCCGGGTGAGACGCTTCGGGAGCGCCTCAGCGACACCGACGGCGACCTGCTCGACGGCGAGGACGTCGACGTCGCGTTCCGGCTCCAGGACGAGCTGGGCGACGAGGACGAGCCGGTGCCGGGGGTCGTCGCCGTCACCAACCGCGTGACTGGGGAGTACGTGCTCGAACTCAACGAGGAGTCCGACGACGTGCTCCAGTTCATCGAGGCCGCCCGGGCGTACGTCGACGCCGAGGAGGAGGGGGGGTACCGCGTGATCGTCTCCATCGAGGGCGACGAGATGGTGGAGTACGAGAAGGAGACGTTCCTGGTGTACGACGCCGACGGGGAGTTCCTCCGCGAGCGGAGCCTCATCCCGCCGGGCGTCGAACTGTAG
- the pdxS gene encoding pyridoxal 5'-phosphate synthase lyase subunit PdxS: MDEVDDIEELKRGTDLVKRGFAKMQKGGVIMDVVNREQARIAEDAGAVAVMHLEAVPADIRKRGGVARMANPGEIAEVTDEVSIPVMGKVRIGHRKEAEIMEAAGADMVDESEVLTPAEEEYHIDKRDFTAPFVCGARNLGEALRRIDEGAAMIRTKGEAGTGDVNQAVHHQRNIKSAIRKLSGMNYEEREMWARENEAPRDLVHETADLGRLPVVNFAAGGIATPADAALMMYHGCDGIFVGSGIFGAESPEKMGSAIVEAVNNWDDPEALMEIASDVGGGMKGESNVDLPEEEKLQGRGN; encoded by the coding sequence ATGGACGAAGTGGACGACATCGAGGAGCTCAAACGGGGCACCGACCTCGTGAAGCGCGGCTTCGCGAAGATGCAGAAAGGCGGCGTCATCATGGACGTCGTGAACCGCGAGCAGGCCCGGATCGCCGAGGACGCCGGCGCCGTCGCGGTGATGCACCTCGAAGCCGTCCCGGCGGACATCCGCAAGCGCGGCGGCGTCGCGCGGATGGCCAACCCCGGCGAGATCGCGGAGGTCACCGACGAGGTGTCGATCCCGGTGATGGGGAAGGTCCGGATCGGCCACCGCAAGGAGGCCGAGATCATGGAGGCCGCCGGCGCGGACATGGTCGACGAGAGCGAGGTGCTCACCCCCGCCGAGGAGGAGTACCACATCGACAAACGGGACTTCACCGCCCCGTTCGTCTGCGGCGCACGAAACCTCGGCGAGGCGCTCCGGCGCATCGACGAGGGCGCGGCGATGATCCGCACCAAGGGCGAGGCCGGGACGGGCGACGTGAACCAGGCGGTCCACCACCAGCGCAACATCAAGAGCGCGATCCGCAAGCTCTCCGGGATGAACTACGAGGAACGGGAGATGTGGGCCCGCGAGAACGAGGCGCCGCGGGATCTGGTCCACGAGACCGCCGATCTCGGTCGGCTGCCGGTCGTGAACTTCGCGGCCGGCGGGATCGCGACGCCCGCCGACGCGGCGCTGATGATGTACCACGGCTGTGACGGCATCTTCGTCGGCTCGGGGATCTTCGGCGCGGAGAGCCCCGAGAAGATGGGCAGCGCGATCGTCGAGGCCGTGAACAACTGGGACGACCCCGAGGCGCTGATGGAGATCGCCTCCGACGTCGGCGGCGGGATGAAGGGTGAATCGAACGTGGATCTGCCCGAGGAGGAGAAGCTCCAGGGCCGCGGGAATTAG
- a CDS encoding DUF1405 domain-containing protein produces the protein MTLPGLLPRSRLPDRDALPRWLAPLPRAVEDFGLRAVWLVVAINLVGTAFGFWYYGFHPLPLSDPLITGQFAAEPAAFWLFVPDSPAATLFIALAFGAWALGRANEYLSALAFFGCWKLGLWTPYVLLAFSDAFRAVNPLPMYLFLLFSHLAMVVQAFVLHRISDFPVRAVAVAVLWYGLNDLVDYFVPVIGTPHHTLIPGQTVGADGFLTHPPEIHSLAAAGAVVLTLTATFLTLSTRVKKLEPRARTD, from the coding sequence ATGACCCTGCCGGGCTTGCTCCCCCGCTCGCGCCTGCCCGACCGCGACGCGCTGCCGCGCTGGCTCGCGCCGCTGCCGCGGGCCGTCGAGGATTTCGGCCTGCGCGCGGTGTGGCTCGTCGTCGCGATCAACCTCGTCGGCACCGCCTTCGGCTTCTGGTACTACGGCTTCCACCCCCTCCCCCTCTCGGACCCGCTGATCACTGGCCAGTTCGCGGCGGAGCCGGCGGCGTTCTGGCTGTTTGTCCCCGACAGCCCCGCGGCGACGCTGTTCATCGCGCTCGCGTTCGGCGCCTGGGCGCTCGGTCGGGCGAACGAGTACCTCTCCGCGCTCGCCTTCTTCGGCTGCTGGAAGCTCGGCCTCTGGACGCCGTACGTGCTGCTCGCCTTCTCGGACGCGTTCCGCGCGGTCAACCCCCTGCCGATGTACCTGTTCCTCCTGTTCAGCCACCTCGCGATGGTGGTACAGGCGTTCGTGCTCCACCGCATCTCCGACTTCCCGGTTCGGGCGGTCGCGGTCGCAGTGCTGTGGTACGGGCTGAACGACCTCGTCGACTACTTCGTCCCGGTGATCGGGACGCCCCACCACACGCTCATCCCGGGCCAGACCGTCGGCGCCGACGGGTTCCTCACCCACCCACCGGAGATCCACAGCCTCGCGGCCGCGGGCGCGGTCGTGCTCACGCTCACGGCGACGTTCCTGACGCTGTCGACGCGGGTGAAGAAACTGGAACCGCGCGCAAGAACCGACTAG
- a CDS encoding isocitrate/isopropylmalate dehydrogenase family protein has protein sequence MTDEIAVIPGDGIGQEVVPAAVRVLEAVDPEFTFQEAEAGDAVAENRGTPLPESTVDTVEAADATLFGAAGETAADVILPLREAVGSFANVRPARSSPGVDALRPETDLVFVRENTEGVYSGIESDLGEGVTTLTRVVTESASRRIAEFGFEYAAERDADVTVAHKANVMRVTDGQFLDAIDAVAEERGTEYETELMDALATKLLLDPTQYDVIVCPNLAGDVLSDLAAGLVGGLGLLPSANVGAENALFEPVHGTAPDIAGEGVANPAATILSAAMLLAHLGHDDAAADVRSAVERVLDEGPRTPDLGGTATTDEVADAVIRKL, from the coding sequence ATGACCGACGAGATCGCCGTGATCCCCGGCGACGGCATCGGGCAGGAGGTCGTCCCCGCCGCCGTGCGGGTGCTGGAGGCTGTGGATCCCGAGTTCACTTTCCAGGAAGCTGAGGCCGGCGACGCCGTGGCCGAGAACCGAGGGACGCCGTTGCCGGAGTCGACCGTCGACACCGTCGAGGCCGCCGACGCGACGCTGTTCGGTGCGGCGGGCGAGACGGCGGCCGACGTGATCCTCCCGCTCCGGGAGGCGGTCGGCAGTTTCGCGAACGTCCGGCCCGCGCGGTCCTCCCCTGGCGTCGACGCCCTCCGACCCGAGACGGATCTCGTGTTCGTCCGAGAGAACACTGAGGGCGTCTACTCGGGCATCGAGAGCGACCTCGGCGAGGGCGTCACGACGCTCACCCGAGTCGTTACGGAGTCCGCCTCCCGGCGGATCGCGGAGTTCGGGTTCGAGTACGCCGCCGAGCGCGACGCTGACGTGACGGTCGCGCACAAGGCGAACGTGATGCGCGTCACCGACGGGCAGTTCCTCGACGCGATCGACGCCGTCGCCGAGGAGCGCGGCACCGAGTACGAGACCGAACTGATGGACGCGCTGGCGACGAAACTGCTGCTCGACCCGACGCAGTACGACGTGATCGTCTGTCCGAACCTCGCGGGCGACGTGCTTTCGGATCTCGCGGCGGGGCTCGTCGGAGGGCTGGGACTGCTGCCCTCCGCGAACGTCGGCGCCGAGAACGCGCTGTTCGAGCCGGTTCACGGCACCGCGCCGGACATCGCGGGCGAGGGGGTCGCCAACCCCGCGGCGACGATCCTGAGCGCGGCGATGCTGCTCGCCCACTTGGGTCACGACGACGCGGCCGCGGACGTGCGCTCGGCGGTGGAGCGCGTTCTCGACGAGGGGCCGCGAACGCCGGATCTCGGCGGCACGGCGACCACGGACGAGGTCGCCGACGCCGTGATCCGCAAACTCTAG
- the leuD gene encoding 3-isopropylmalate dehydratase small subunit — protein MSGQGAEGGGVDAPPIESVVGTGVPVRGNDIDTDQIIPARFLKVLTFEGLGEFAFFDQRYENTGPDADGGEIAESPTDHPFNDERFRDASVLVVNANFGCGSSREHAPQALKRWGIDAVVGESFAEIFAGNCLALGIPTVTADSEAIEALQEHVEEHPDTEITVDVAAETVRYDGNEIDASVDSAQRQSLVAGEWDTTALLGSNPEAVAETAASLPYTDQ, from the coding sequence ATGAGCGGCCAGGGCGCCGAGGGGGGTGGCGTCGATGCGCCCCCCATCGAGTCGGTCGTAGGCACGGGCGTCCCGGTGCGGGGGAACGACATCGACACCGACCAGATCATCCCCGCGCGGTTCCTGAAGGTGCTCACCTTCGAGGGGCTTGGCGAGTTCGCGTTCTTCGACCAGCGCTACGAGAACACTGGACCGGACGCGGATGGTGGTGAGATCGCCGAGAGCCCCACGGACCACCCGTTCAACGACGAGCGGTTCCGGGACGCATCGGTGCTGGTGGTCAACGCCAACTTCGGCTGTGGCTCCTCCCGGGAGCACGCGCCGCAGGCGCTCAAACGGTGGGGGATCGACGCCGTCGTCGGCGAGTCGTTCGCGGAGATCTTCGCGGGCAACTGCCTCGCGCTGGGGATCCCGACCGTCACCGCAGACAGCGAGGCGATCGAGGCGCTCCAGGAGCACGTGGAGGAGCACCCCGACACCGAGATCACCGTCGACGTAGCTGCGGAAACGGTGCGCTACGACGGCAACGAGATCGACGCCAGCGTCGACTCGGCCCAGCGCCAGTCCCTCGTCGCGGGCGAGTGGGACACCACCGCGCTGCTCGGCTCGAACCCCGAGGCGGTCGCGGAGACGGCCGCCTCGCTGCCCTACACGGACCAATGA
- the leuC gene encoding 3-isopropylmalate dehydratase large subunit: MSEGTLYDAVWDRHRVRRLPSGQDQLFVGLHLIHEVTSPQAFGMLEERGLEIAYPERTHATADHIVPTDDRERPYDDEAAESMMSELEENVRERGLTFDHPDTGRQGIVHVVGPEQGLTQPGMTIVCGDSHTATHGAFGALAFGIGTSQIRDVFATGTVAMEKQAVRRIEVTGELGDGVTAKDLILTIIGELGTDGGVGYVYEYGGPAVEALSMAGRMTVCNMSIEGGARAGYVNPDETTYEWLRETDAFADEPEKFAERREYWESIRSGDDATYDDVVTIDASEIEPTVTWGTTPGQTVNVSEPVPALADLPPEDRAVAERAQEHMGVEPGEPMAGFPVDVAFLGSCTNARLSDLRAAAEVVEGRELADDVRGLVVPGSQRVKSAAEREGLDETFRDAGFEWRGAGCSMCLGMNSDQLEGDEVCASSSNRNFVGRQGSADGRTILMSPEMVAAAAVTGEVTDVRELDAAPEVAR, translated from the coding sequence ATGAGCGAGGGGACGCTGTACGATGCGGTCTGGGACCGCCACCGCGTCCGGCGACTCCCCAGCGGACAGGACCAGCTGTTCGTCGGGCTACACCTGATCCACGAGGTCACGAGCCCGCAGGCGTTCGGGATGCTGGAGGAGCGCGGGCTGGAGATCGCCTACCCCGAACGCACGCACGCCACCGCCGACCACATCGTCCCCACGGACGACCGGGAGCGCCCCTACGACGACGAGGCCGCGGAGTCGATGATGAGCGAACTGGAGGAGAACGTCCGGGAGCGGGGGCTGACGTTCGACCATCCCGACACCGGCCGACAGGGGATCGTCCACGTCGTCGGCCCGGAGCAGGGGCTGACCCAGCCCGGGATGACGATCGTCTGTGGCGACTCTCACACCGCGACCCACGGCGCCTTCGGCGCGCTGGCGTTCGGAATCGGCACCTCCCAGATCAGGGACGTGTTCGCGACCGGCACCGTCGCGATGGAGAAGCAGGCCGTCCGCCGGATCGAGGTGACGGGCGAGCTCGGCGACGGCGTCACCGCGAAGGATCTGATCCTCACGATCATCGGCGAGCTCGGCACCGACGGCGGCGTCGGCTACGTGTACGAGTACGGCGGCCCGGCGGTCGAGGCGCTGTCGATGGCCGGCCGGATGACCGTCTGCAACATGTCGATCGAGGGCGGCGCCCGCGCGGGCTACGTCAACCCCGACGAGACCACCTACGAGTGGCTCCGGGAGACCGACGCGTTCGCCGACGAGCCGGAGAAGTTCGCCGAGCGCAGGGAGTACTGGGAGTCGATCCGCTCTGGCGACGACGCCACCTACGACGACGTGGTAACGATCGACGCCAGCGAGATCGAGCCGACCGTCACGTGGGGGACGACGCCCGGCCAGACCGTCAACGTCTCCGAGCCGGTGCCGGCACTGGCGGATCTGCCGCCGGAGGACCGCGCGGTCGCCGAACGCGCACAGGAGCACATGGGCGTCGAGCCCGGCGAACCGATGGCCGGCTTCCCGGTCGACGTGGCGTTCCTGGGCTCCTGTACGAACGCGCGGCTCTCGGACCTGCGGGCGGCCGCCGAGGTCGTCGAGGGGCGAGAACTGGCCGACGACGTTCGCGGCCTCGTCGTCCCGGGCAGTCAGCGCGTGAAATCCGCCGCTGAACGGGAGGGACTGGACGAGACGTTCCGCGACGCCGGCTTCGAGTGGCGCGGCGCGGGCTGCTCGATGTGTCTCGGGATGAACAGCGACCAGCTCGAGGGTGACGAGGTGTGTGCCTCCTCCTCGAACCGAAACTTCGTGGGTCGGCAGGGGAGCGCCGACGGGCGGACGATCCTGATGAGCCCCGAGATGGTCGCCGCCGCGGCCGTGACCGGCGAGGTGACGGACGTGCGCGAACTCGACGCGGCGCCGGAGGTGGCGCGATGA
- the ilvC gene encoding ketol-acid reductoisomerase: MTENTIYHDDDAAHSYIEEKTVAVLGYGSQGHAHAQNLAESGVDVIVGLREGSASRNAAREDGLTVATPAEAAAAADVVSMLVPDNVQPDVYEEIVPELEAGDTLQFAHGFNIHYDQIEPSEDVDVTMVAPKSPGHIVRRQYEAGEGTPGLLAVYRDATGEATQEALAYAAAIGCARAGVIETTFREETETDLFGEQAVLCGGVTELVKAGYETLTDAGYSREMAYFECLNELKLIVDLLYEGGMSEMWDSVSDTAEYGGLTRGEVVVDDHAREQMETVLEEVQNGEFAREWIAENQAGRPSYGQRRRAEKAHDIEDVGEELRALFAWSEEGNREPADAPADD, translated from the coding sequence ATGACTGAGAACACGATCTACCACGACGACGACGCGGCGCACAGCTACATCGAGGAGAAGACGGTCGCGGTGCTCGGCTACGGGAGCCAGGGCCACGCCCACGCACAGAACCTCGCGGAGAGTGGGGTCGACGTGATCGTCGGCCTACGCGAGGGGTCGGCCTCCCGGAACGCCGCCCGCGAGGACGGGCTCACCGTCGCGACGCCCGCGGAGGCCGCGGCGGCCGCCGACGTGGTGTCGATGCTCGTCCCGGACAACGTCCAGCCCGACGTGTACGAGGAGATCGTGCCGGAGCTGGAGGCCGGCGACACGCTCCAGTTCGCCCACGGGTTCAACATCCACTACGACCAGATCGAACCATCCGAGGACGTCGACGTGACGATGGTCGCGCCCAAGAGCCCGGGCCACATCGTCCGCCGCCAGTACGAGGCGGGCGAGGGGACGCCCGGCCTGCTCGCGGTGTACCGCGACGCGACCGGCGAGGCCACACAGGAGGCGCTGGCGTACGCCGCCGCCATCGGCTGTGCCCGCGCGGGCGTGATCGAGACCACGTTCCGCGAGGAGACCGAGACCGACCTGTTCGGCGAGCAGGCGGTGCTCTGTGGCGGCGTCACCGAGCTCGTGAAGGCGGGGTACGAGACGCTGACCGACGCCGGCTACAGCCGCGAGATGGCGTACTTCGAGTGTCTGAACGAGCTGAAGCTCATCGTCGACCTGCTGTACGAGGGCGGGATGAGCGAGATGTGGGACTCCGTCTCCGACACCGCCGAGTACGGCGGCCTCACCCGCGGCGAGGTGGTCGTCGACGACCACGCCCGCGAGCAGATGGAGACCGTGCTGGAGGAGGTCCAGAACGGGGAGTTCGCCCGCGAGTGGATCGCCGAGAACCAGGCCGGCCGGCCGTCGTACGGCCAGCGCCGCCGCGCCGAGAAGGCCCACGACATCGAGGACGTGGGCGAGGAGCTCCGCGCGCTGTTCGCCTGGAGCGAGGAGGGGAACCGAGAGCCAGCCGACGCACCCGCAGACGACTGA
- the ilvN gene encoding acetolactate synthase small subunit: MSRERTGGEFADRDTDRDGLQGPGPDERERPSGRRSKEGVRVDPEAEASHPARRTTISALVKHEPGVLAEVAGLVSRRRFDIDSLTVGPTTNPETARMTLTIEEPEPGVRQVEKQLEKLVPVISVRELGRDAVRRELAVLKVHDDDPAAVEAVAEMFDARTLDAEPGTVTVEVTGSSAEVDRAIEAFQRFGVRELTRTGTAALARGNEWTTDAEEERYERQPVDAAATDSASATEGAEAHTDDD, encoded by the coding sequence ATGAGCCGGGAGCGAACCGGCGGGGAGTTCGCGGACCGCGACACGGACCGCGACGGACTGCAGGGCCCCGGCCCGGACGAGCGCGAACGACCCAGCGGCCGACGATCGAAAGAGGGCGTCCGCGTCGACCCCGAAGCCGAGGCCAGCCACCCGGCGCGCCGGACAACCATCTCGGCGCTCGTGAAACACGAGCCGGGCGTGCTCGCGGAGGTCGCGGGGCTGGTGAGCCGGCGGCGGTTCGACATCGACTCGCTGACCGTCGGCCCGACGACGAACCCCGAGACCGCCCGGATGACGCTGACGATCGAGGAGCCGGAGCCGGGCGTCCGACAGGTCGAGAAACAGCTGGAGAAGCTGGTGCCGGTGATCTCGGTCCGGGAGCTGGGCCGGGACGCGGTCCGGCGCGAGCTCGCGGTGCTGAAAGTCCACGACGACGACCCCGCGGCGGTCGAGGCGGTCGCGGAGATGTTCGATGCCCGCACGCTCGACGCCGAGCCCGGGACCGTCACCGTCGAGGTGACGGGCAGTTCCGCCGAGGTCGACCGCGCGATCGAGGCGTTCCAGCGCTTCGGCGTCAGGGAGCTCACCCGGACGGGCACGGCCGCGCTGGCTCGCGGGAACGAGTGGACCACCGACGCGGAGGAAGAACGCTACGAACGACAGCCGGTCGACGCCGCGGCGACGGACTCGGCGTCGGCCACGGAGGGCGCGGAAGCGCACACCGACGATGACTGA
- the ilvB gene encoding biosynthetic-type acetolactate synthase large subunit, with amino-acid sequence MSEPAPAAARPTEEEPRRDDERTEQSDEQPTETPSTPTTGADAAIAALTAAGVEHVFGVQGGAIMPVYDALAEAEAAPTHVTMAHEQAAAHAADAYGQVTGEPGVCMATSGPGATNLVTGIADADMDSDPVVALTGQVPTAFLGNDAFQETDTLGVTRPITKQNYVAGEADAVGPSVGEAVELAGAGRPGPTLVDLPKDATTAETTGDEAPEAELPEYYEAPEFAEESAVDAAADALARAERPLVLAGGGVVKAEASEELRAFVEAFDVPVVTTMPGIGAVPEDDDRCLSFAGMHGTGAANMAVSHTDCLFAIGTRFDDRLTGGVETFAPEAEVIHADIDAAEISKNVEADYPLVGDAAAVVEQVHEAFAERAADATERYADWREQCHEWEEQYPMTYAAPDEEPLKPQFVVEAADAATPDDAIVTTGVGQHQMWAAQYWTYRDPRCWVSSHGLGTMGYGLPAAIGAKVAAPDREVVCFEGDGSFMMTLQELSVAARENLDVTVIVLNNEAIGMVRQWQDAFFEGRHTASEYGWMPEFEPIAEAFGAKGFTLEGYDDVADTLEAAFAHDGPSVVDAQIDPGENVYPMVPSGGDNSGFALSEGQL; translated from the coding sequence ATGAGCGAGCCAGCACCCGCCGCGGCCCGACCGACCGAGGAAGAGCCGCGGCGCGACGACGAGCGAACGGAACAGTCCGACGAACAGCCGACGGAGACGCCGTCGACTCCGACGACCGGCGCCGACGCGGCCATCGCGGCGCTCACGGCGGCGGGCGTCGAGCACGTCTTCGGCGTGCAGGGCGGCGCGATCATGCCCGTCTACGACGCCCTCGCCGAGGCCGAGGCGGCGCCGACCCACGTCACGATGGCCCACGAGCAGGCGGCGGCCCATGCCGCCGACGCGTACGGGCAGGTGACGGGGGAGCCGGGCGTCTGCATGGCCACATCCGGCCCGGGCGCGACCAACCTCGTGACCGGGATCGCCGACGCCGACATGGACTCCGACCCCGTCGTCGCGCTGACGGGGCAGGTGCCGACGGCGTTCCTGGGCAACGACGCGTTCCAGGAGACCGACACCCTCGGCGTCACCCGCCCGATCACGAAGCAGAACTACGTCGCCGGCGAGGCCGACGCGGTCGGCCCGTCCGTGGGTGAGGCGGTCGAACTCGCCGGCGCCGGCCGCCCGGGGCCGACGCTGGTCGACCTGCCGAAGGACGCGACCACCGCCGAGACGACGGGCGACGAGGCGCCCGAGGCGGAGCTGCCCGAGTACTACGAGGCGCCCGAGTTCGCCGAGGAGTCCGCCGTCGACGCCGCGGCCGACGCGCTCGCGCGCGCCGAGCGCCCGCTGGTGCTCGCGGGCGGGGGCGTCGTGAAAGCCGAGGCTAGCGAGGAGCTGCGGGCGTTCGTCGAAGCGTTCGACGTGCCCGTGGTGACGACGATGCCGGGCATCGGCGCGGTGCCGGAGGACGACGACCGCTGCCTCTCCTTCGCGGGGATGCACGGCACCGGCGCCGCCAACATGGCGGTCTCGCACACCGACTGCCTGTTCGCGATCGGGACGCGCTTCGACGACCGCCTGACCGGCGGCGTCGAGACGTTCGCGCCCGAGGCCGAGGTGATCCACGCCGACATCGACGCCGCGGAGATCTCGAAGAACGTCGAGGCGGACTACCCGCTGGTCGGCGACGCGGCCGCAGTGGTCGAGCAGGTCCACGAGGCGTTCGCCGAGCGAGCCGCCGACGCGACCGAGCGCTACGCCGACTGGCGCGAGCAGTGCCACGAGTGGGAGGAGCAGTACCCCATGACCTACGCGGCGCCGGACGAGGAGCCGCTGAAGCCGCAGTTCGTCGTCGAGGCTGCCGACGCAGCGACGCCCGACGACGCGATCGTCACCACCGGCGTCGGCCAGCACCAGATGTGGGCCGCGCAGTACTGGACGTACCGCGACCCGCGCTGCTGGGTCTCCAGCCACGGGCTGGGGACGATGGGGTACGGGCTGCCCGCCGCGATCGGCGCGAAAGTCGCCGCGCCCGACCGCGAGGTGGTCTGCTTCGAGGGCGACGGCTCCTTCATGATGACGCTGCAGGAGCTGTCGGTCGCGGCCCGCGAGAACCTCGACGTGACCGTGATCGTGCTCAACAACGAGGCTATCGGGATGGTCCGACAGTGGCAGGACGCCTTCTTCGAGGGGCGCCACACCGCCTCGGAGTACGGCTGGATGCCCGAGTTCGAGCCCATCGCCGAGGCGTTCGGCGCGAAAGGGTTCACGCTCGAGGGGTACGACGACGTGGCCGACACGCTGGAGGCGGCGTTCGCCCACGACGGCCCGTCGGTCGTGGACGCCCAGATCGACCCGGGTGAGAACGTCTACCCGATGGTTCCGAGTGGCGGCGACAACAGCGGCTTCGCGCTGTCGGAGGGGCAGCTATGA